In one Marinomonas maritima genomic region, the following are encoded:
- the hpaE gene encoding 5-carboxymethyl-2-hydroxymuconate semialdehyde dehydrogenase → MIKNLINGKWVESKETFQTFNPATGEMLAEVAHASDAQVAEAVAAAKAAFPAWANMPVAKRSKIITKLGDLIADNVEALAQMETADTGLPLYQTQNALVPRAANNFYFFAEMAKQMNGHTYPMDDQMLNYSLYQPTGVCALISPWNVPFMTGTWKTAPCLALGNTAVMKQSELSPLTTDFLGKLAMEAGIPAGVFNIVHGFGATTGNALITNPDVAAISFTGGTSTGKHIISTAGLKKFSMELGGKSPVMIFDDCDYERALDAAVFGIFSINGERCTAGSRIFVQETIYDKFCADFAARADKIEVGDPTDMNTKVGALISQQHWDKVTGYIKTGIAEGATLIAGGPEKPTAALPDHLKGGHFIRPTAFRDVTNDMRIAREEIFGPVAVLIPFKDEEDVIRMANDNDYGLASYLWTQDNGKVHRIARRIEAGMIFVNSQNVRDLRTPFGGMKASGTGREGGTYSYEIFCEPKNVCISMGSHHIPKWGV, encoded by the coding sequence TTTAATCAATGGCAAATGGGTTGAAAGCAAAGAGACCTTCCAAACGTTTAATCCAGCCACGGGTGAGATGTTGGCGGAAGTAGCGCACGCGTCGGATGCTCAAGTGGCTGAAGCGGTTGCGGCAGCGAAAGCCGCGTTTCCTGCTTGGGCAAACATGCCGGTGGCGAAGCGTTCGAAAATCATCACCAAATTGGGTGATTTAATCGCCGATAATGTGGAAGCGCTGGCGCAAATGGAAACCGCTGATACGGGTTTGCCTTTGTATCAAACGCAAAATGCACTGGTGCCTAGAGCAGCAAATAATTTTTATTTCTTTGCTGAAATGGCGAAGCAAATGAACGGCCATACTTACCCTATGGACGATCAAATGTTGAATTACTCCTTGTATCAACCTACCGGTGTTTGTGCGCTTATTTCACCGTGGAACGTGCCGTTTATGACGGGAACTTGGAAGACAGCGCCTTGCTTGGCATTGGGTAATACGGCGGTGATGAAGCAGTCTGAACTTTCCCCTTTGACGACCGATTTTCTTGGTAAGTTAGCCATGGAAGCAGGTATTCCAGCGGGGGTATTTAATATCGTTCATGGTTTTGGTGCCACCACAGGCAATGCCTTGATTACTAATCCTGATGTGGCGGCAATTTCGTTCACCGGTGGTACTTCTACTGGCAAACACATTATTTCGACGGCAGGGTTGAAGAAGTTTTCTATGGAATTGGGCGGCAAATCCCCCGTGATGATTTTTGATGATTGTGATTATGAGCGCGCACTTGATGCGGCCGTATTTGGTATTTTCTCTATCAATGGAGAGCGCTGTACCGCTGGGTCTCGAATCTTTGTACAAGAAACCATTTACGATAAATTCTGCGCAGATTTTGCCGCTCGAGCCGACAAAATTGAAGTTGGTGATCCAACAGACATGAACACTAAAGTTGGTGCGTTGATTAGCCAACAGCATTGGGACAAAGTCACAGGTTATATCAAAACAGGCATTGCAGAAGGCGCAACGCTGATTGCGGGTGGTCCAGAGAAGCCAACGGCAGCCTTGCCAGATCACCTTAAAGGAGGGCACTTTATTCGTCCAACGGCATTCCGTGATGTGACCAACGACATGCGCATTGCCCGTGAAGAAATATTTGGTCCTGTGGCGGTATTGATCCCATTTAAAGATGAGGAAGATGTCATCCGCATGGCCAATGACAACGATTATGGCTTGGCGTCTTATCTATGGACTCAAGATAACGGTAAGGTGCATCGCATCGCTCGCCGTATTGAAGCCGGTATGATATTTGTTAACAGTCAAAACGTTCGAGACTTGCGTACGCCATTTGGTGGCATGAAAGCCTCTGGTACCGGTCGTGAAGGTGGAACCTACAGCTACGAAATTTTCTGTGAGCCGAAGAACGTTTGCATCAGCATGGGAAGTCATCATATTCCTAAGTGGGGTGTTTAA